CGCGAGCTTCTCGTCGATGGTTTCGCCCAGATGGAGATCGCCATCCTCATCGAGACGTACTTCCTGATTTTCGGAGCGGCGCTCGGGGAGAAGGTGCCGTCGATTGCTGGTCGCGACCAGGCAGACGTTGCGCGGTGGCGCATCGAGGCTTCCTTCCAGGGCCGCCTTGAGTTCGCGGTAGCCAGCATCCCCATCAGCGAACGAGAGATCGTCGCAAAAGACCAGAAAGAACTGGGGCCGACCGCGCAGCAGGGTGAGAACGTCAGGAAGGTGAGCAAGGTCGGCCTTGCGCACCTCCACGACCCGCAGGCCCTCGGAACCGAAACGGGTCAACAAACCCCTCACCGCGGAAGACTTCCCGGTTCCGCGCTCTCCGTAGAGCAACGCGTGATTGAAGGGATGGCCCGCCAGGAATTGCTTCGTGTTGCGCACCAGGCGAGCAACGGAGCGCTCTACGCCGAGCAGATCCTCGAGCGCAAAGGCCTCCGGATCGGGAACGGGAATCAACTGCCCGCGGCCGCGCACGCGCTCGAAGCGAAACGCACGGCCCGCGGCCACCGCCTCGGGATCCGCCGACACCCCGAGTTCTCCCCGCAACCATCGTTCGGCCAGCTCCAGCACCCGCTCCAGCCGAGCGCGCAGGCCCCCCGAACGGGAGGCGGACTGTTTGGAAGCAGGAGGGCTCACGGGCCCGGAGTGTAGACTGCGAGGGTGCTCCAGCCT
This genomic stretch from bacterium harbors:
- a CDS encoding ATP-binding protein, which codes for MRARLERVLELAERWLRGELGVSADPEAVAAGRAFRFERVRGRGQLIPVPDPEAFALEDLLGVERSVARLVRNTKQFLAGHPFNHALLYGERGTGKSSAVRGLLTRFGSEGLRVVEVRKADLAHLPDVLTLLRGRPQFFLVFCDDLSFADGDAGYRELKAALEGSLDAPPRNVCLVATSNRRHLLPERRSENQEVRLDEDGDLHLGETIDEKLALSDRFGLMLGFFGFDQKTYLRIVEHHARAAGLRVDPEQLRNDALRWALDRSSRSGRTARQFVNDLAGREALEDEDE